A stretch of Falco rusticolus isolate bFalRus1 chromosome 2, bFalRus1.pri, whole genome shotgun sequence DNA encodes these proteins:
- the MZT1 gene encoding mitotic-spindle organizing protein 1, producing MASNAASLNAVRETMDVLFEISRILNTGLDMETLSICVRLCEQGINPEALSSVIKELRKATEALKAAENMTG from the exons ATGGCGAGTAATGCCGCTAGCCTCAACGCTGTGCGGGAAACGATGGACG ttctGTTTGAGATTTCAAGAATATTAAACACTGGCTTGGATATGGAGACCTTGTCTATTTGTGTGCGGCTTTGTGAGCAGGGAATAAATCCAGAAGCATTATCATCTGTTATTAAAGAACTGCGTAAGGCTACAGAAGCTTTGAAG gcTGCTGAAAATATGACAGGCTGA
- the BORA gene encoding protein aurora borealis isoform X2 — protein sequence MCDTKEAKMQITPETPARFTVLNPFESPSDYYTLQEQIVSSPSVFKSTKSSSSPGKFRWSIDQLALIDPVEIDSEDVRRQAMYLSHARIDKETEDRRQKAIEEFFTKRLIVPSPWTEHEGKQVSQFNSTKSIGLNNISPIGRQLMLQPGKSNASCQTVLSLPVDFNLEKILGEYFRTDEFADQSQENLSSSSLRRKLFLEGNGNVSECLSPSLHSSCSSQPLGVLCSIDISPVRCRSPLETSSSGQFSSSPIQGGTRAYSLGSITSPTFPEGSPAHNGSPTFSPIAFHIRKTPLSDQRKFTFCSPDIPSSSNRMTPPSTRSPYIDGCSPIKNCSPMRLGACRGTAQYQTSVIRIPIAVESHGEDEEDKENASAAEARFPEMDNEINLSQQDGDTFARGTRLVVATVSIAPDHSEACHQRLSSLQDIEGSKENNTVDMADAAEVLGENTWIKETIGNSNAPMASFMTGITFSIENSRMCVSPLAESSAIPCDNSSIQVDSGYNTQTCGSSIMDTAGAENSCRENDVNTNVFQNKSQLLRTKECSILNQKDNQLPRATSPEKQSCFQKAKPHSTVLGQNATCNISVWKHKNENQVQGFHKNGM from the exons ATGTGTGATACAAAAGAAGCTAAAATGCAGATAACACCAGAAACTCCAGCACGATTCACAGTCCTGAATCCTTTTGAAAGTCCCAGTGATTATTATACTCTTCAAGAGCAGATTGTCTCCAGTCCTTCAGTCTTTAAATCCACAAAATCCTCATCT TCACCAGGAAAATTTAGATGGTCTATTGATCAGCTTGCTCTCATAGATCCTGTGGAAATTGACTCGGAAGATGTTCGGCGTCAAGCAATGTATTTGAGTCATGCTAG AATTGATAAGGAGacagaagacagaagacaaaaagcCATTGAGGAG TTTTTCACAAAAAGACTCATAGTTCCTTCTCCTTGGACTGAACATGAAGGCAAGCAAGTTTCTCAGTTTAATTCTACTAAAT CCATAGGTCTAAATAACATTTCTCCAATTGGAAGACAGCTAATGTTGCAGCCTGGGAAAAGCAATG CTTCTTGTCAGACAGTACTGTCTTTGCCAGTGGACtttaatttagagaaaatacTAG GTGAATATTTTAGGACGGATGAATTTGCAGATCAGTCTCAGGAAAATCTGAGTTCTTCATCACTTagaagaaagctgtttttaGAGGGAAACGGAAATGTATCTGAGTGTTTGTCCCCTTCTCTGCATAGTTCATGTAGTAGTCAGCCACTTGGAGTGCTTTGTTCAATAGACATATCTCCAGTCCGGTGCAGAAGCCCTCTGGAAACATCTAGTTCA GGTCAATTTTCATCAAGTCCTATTCAGGGAGGAACAAGGGCTTATAGTCTGGGAAGTATAACCAGTCCCACATTTCCAGAGGGGTCTCCTGCACATAATGGTTCTCCTACTTTTTCACCAATTGCTTTTCACATAAGAAAGACACCGCTGTCAG accaaagaaaatttacattttgttctCCAGATATTCCTTCTTCCTCAAATAGAATGACACCCCCAAGCACAAGAAGTCCTTATATAGATGGTTGTTCTCCAATTAAAAATTGTTCTCCTATGAGGCTTGGAGCATGTAGAGGAACTGCCCAGTATCAGACTTCTGTCATTAGAATACCGATTGCAGTTGAGAGTCACGGTGAGGATGAGGAAGACAAGGAGAatgcttctgcagcagaagctCGTTTCCCAGAAATGGATAATGAAATAAACTTAAGTCAGCAGGACGGCGATACTTTTGCACGTGGTACACGTCTTGTGGTAGCAACTGTGTCTATTGCACCAGATCACTCAGAAGCTTGTCATCAAAGGTTGTCATCACTTCAGGATATAGAAGgctcaaaggaaaataataccGTAGATATGGCTGATGCAGCTGAAGTGTTAGGAGAAAACACTTGGATAAAAGAAACAATTGGTAATAGCAATGCACCAATGGCCAGCTTTATGACCGGGATTACTTTCAGTATTGAAAACTCTCGCATGTGTGTGTCACCTCTTGCAGAAAGCAGTGCAATTCCTTGTGACAACAGTAGTAttcag GTTGACAGTGGTTATAATACACAGACTTGTGGAAGCTCCATTATGGATACTGCAGGGGCTGAAAACAGTTGCAGAGAAAATGATGTGAATACTAATGTGTTCCAGAATAAATCTCAGCTGCTTAGAACAAAG GAGTGTTCCATTTTAAACCAGAAGGACAATCAGTTGCCGAGAGCAACGTCTCCAGAGAAGCAATCCTGtttccagaaagcaaaaccacataGTACAGTACTTGGTCAAAATGCAACTTGTAACATTTCTGTCtggaaacataaaaatgaaaatcaagttCAGGGATTTCACAAAAATGGTATGTAG
- the BORA gene encoding protein aurora borealis isoform X1, whose amino-acid sequence MCDTKEAKMQITPETPARFTVLNPFESPSDYYTLQEQIVSSPSVFKSTKSSSSPGKFRWSIDQLALIDPVEIDSEDVRRQAMYLSHARIDKETEDRRQKAIEEFFTKRLIVPSPWTEHEGKQVSQFNSTKSIGLNNISPIGRQLMLQPGKSNASCQTVLSLPVDFNLEKILGEYFRTDEFADQSQENLSSSSLRRKLFLEGNGNVSECLSPSLHSSCSSQPLGVLCSIDISPVRCRSPLETSSSGQFSSSPIQGGTRAYSLGSITSPTFPEGSPAHNGSPTFSPIAFHIRKTPLSDQRKFTFCSPDIPSSSNRMTPPSTRSPYIDGCSPIKNCSPMRLGACRGTAQYQTSVIRIPIAVESHGEDEEDKENASAAEARFPEMDNEINLSQQDGDTFARGTRLVVATVSIAPDHSEACHQRLSSLQDIEGSKENNTVDMADAAEVLGENTWIKETIGNSNAPMASFMTGITFSIENSRMCVSPLAESSAIPCDNSSIQVDSGYNTQTCGSSIMDTAGAENSCRENDVNTNVFQNKSQLLRTKECSILNQKDNQLPRATSPEKQSCFQKAKPHSTVLGQNATCNISVWKHKNENQVQGFHKNVRMASPRILDGSSASCSIPQPTEKLVPK is encoded by the exons ATGTGTGATACAAAAGAAGCTAAAATGCAGATAACACCAGAAACTCCAGCACGATTCACAGTCCTGAATCCTTTTGAAAGTCCCAGTGATTATTATACTCTTCAAGAGCAGATTGTCTCCAGTCCTTCAGTCTTTAAATCCACAAAATCCTCATCT TCACCAGGAAAATTTAGATGGTCTATTGATCAGCTTGCTCTCATAGATCCTGTGGAAATTGACTCGGAAGATGTTCGGCGTCAAGCAATGTATTTGAGTCATGCTAG AATTGATAAGGAGacagaagacagaagacaaaaagcCATTGAGGAG TTTTTCACAAAAAGACTCATAGTTCCTTCTCCTTGGACTGAACATGAAGGCAAGCAAGTTTCTCAGTTTAATTCTACTAAAT CCATAGGTCTAAATAACATTTCTCCAATTGGAAGACAGCTAATGTTGCAGCCTGGGAAAAGCAATG CTTCTTGTCAGACAGTACTGTCTTTGCCAGTGGACtttaatttagagaaaatacTAG GTGAATATTTTAGGACGGATGAATTTGCAGATCAGTCTCAGGAAAATCTGAGTTCTTCATCACTTagaagaaagctgtttttaGAGGGAAACGGAAATGTATCTGAGTGTTTGTCCCCTTCTCTGCATAGTTCATGTAGTAGTCAGCCACTTGGAGTGCTTTGTTCAATAGACATATCTCCAGTCCGGTGCAGAAGCCCTCTGGAAACATCTAGTTCA GGTCAATTTTCATCAAGTCCTATTCAGGGAGGAACAAGGGCTTATAGTCTGGGAAGTATAACCAGTCCCACATTTCCAGAGGGGTCTCCTGCACATAATGGTTCTCCTACTTTTTCACCAATTGCTTTTCACATAAGAAAGACACCGCTGTCAG accaaagaaaatttacattttgttctCCAGATATTCCTTCTTCCTCAAATAGAATGACACCCCCAAGCACAAGAAGTCCTTATATAGATGGTTGTTCTCCAATTAAAAATTGTTCTCCTATGAGGCTTGGAGCATGTAGAGGAACTGCCCAGTATCAGACTTCTGTCATTAGAATACCGATTGCAGTTGAGAGTCACGGTGAGGATGAGGAAGACAAGGAGAatgcttctgcagcagaagctCGTTTCCCAGAAATGGATAATGAAATAAACTTAAGTCAGCAGGACGGCGATACTTTTGCACGTGGTACACGTCTTGTGGTAGCAACTGTGTCTATTGCACCAGATCACTCAGAAGCTTGTCATCAAAGGTTGTCATCACTTCAGGATATAGAAGgctcaaaggaaaataataccGTAGATATGGCTGATGCAGCTGAAGTGTTAGGAGAAAACACTTGGATAAAAGAAACAATTGGTAATAGCAATGCACCAATGGCCAGCTTTATGACCGGGATTACTTTCAGTATTGAAAACTCTCGCATGTGTGTGTCACCTCTTGCAGAAAGCAGTGCAATTCCTTGTGACAACAGTAGTAttcag GTTGACAGTGGTTATAATACACAGACTTGTGGAAGCTCCATTATGGATACTGCAGGGGCTGAAAACAGTTGCAGAGAAAATGATGTGAATACTAATGTGTTCCAGAATAAATCTCAGCTGCTTAGAACAAAG GAGTGTTCCATTTTAAACCAGAAGGACAATCAGTTGCCGAGAGCAACGTCTCCAGAGAAGCAATCCTGtttccagaaagcaaaaccacataGTACAGTACTTGGTCAAAATGCAACTTGTAACATTTCTGTCtggaaacataaaaatgaaaatcaagttCAGGGATTTCACAAAAATG TAAGGATGGCCAGTCCCAGGATACTGGATGGAAGTTCTGCTTCCTGTTCTATTCCACAACCCACTGAAAAGCTTGTACCAAAGTGA
- the BORA gene encoding protein aurora borealis isoform X4: MLQPGKSNASCQTVLSLPVDFNLEKILGEYFRTDEFADQSQENLSSSSLRRKLFLEGNGNVSECLSPSLHSSCSSQPLGVLCSIDISPVRCRSPLETSSSGQFSSSPIQGGTRAYSLGSITSPTFPEGSPAHNGSPTFSPIAFHIRKTPLSDQRKFTFCSPDIPSSSNRMTPPSTRSPYIDGCSPIKNCSPMRLGACRGTAQYQTSVIRIPIAVESHGEDEEDKENASAAEARFPEMDNEINLSQQDGDTFARGTRLVVATVSIAPDHSEACHQRLSSLQDIEGSKENNTVDMADAAEVLGENTWIKETIGNSNAPMASFMTGITFSIENSRMCVSPLAESSAIPCDNSSIQVDSGYNTQTCGSSIMDTAGAENSCRENDVNTNVFQNKSQLLRTKECSILNQKDNQLPRATSPEKQSCFQKAKPHSTVLGQNATCNISVWKHKNENQVQGFHKNVRMASPRILDGSSASCSIPQPTEKLVPK, translated from the exons ATGTTGCAGCCTGGGAAAAGCAATG CTTCTTGTCAGACAGTACTGTCTTTGCCAGTGGACtttaatttagagaaaatacTAG GTGAATATTTTAGGACGGATGAATTTGCAGATCAGTCTCAGGAAAATCTGAGTTCTTCATCACTTagaagaaagctgtttttaGAGGGAAACGGAAATGTATCTGAGTGTTTGTCCCCTTCTCTGCATAGTTCATGTAGTAGTCAGCCACTTGGAGTGCTTTGTTCAATAGACATATCTCCAGTCCGGTGCAGAAGCCCTCTGGAAACATCTAGTTCA GGTCAATTTTCATCAAGTCCTATTCAGGGAGGAACAAGGGCTTATAGTCTGGGAAGTATAACCAGTCCCACATTTCCAGAGGGGTCTCCTGCACATAATGGTTCTCCTACTTTTTCACCAATTGCTTTTCACATAAGAAAGACACCGCTGTCAG accaaagaaaatttacattttgttctCCAGATATTCCTTCTTCCTCAAATAGAATGACACCCCCAAGCACAAGAAGTCCTTATATAGATGGTTGTTCTCCAATTAAAAATTGTTCTCCTATGAGGCTTGGAGCATGTAGAGGAACTGCCCAGTATCAGACTTCTGTCATTAGAATACCGATTGCAGTTGAGAGTCACGGTGAGGATGAGGAAGACAAGGAGAatgcttctgcagcagaagctCGTTTCCCAGAAATGGATAATGAAATAAACTTAAGTCAGCAGGACGGCGATACTTTTGCACGTGGTACACGTCTTGTGGTAGCAACTGTGTCTATTGCACCAGATCACTCAGAAGCTTGTCATCAAAGGTTGTCATCACTTCAGGATATAGAAGgctcaaaggaaaataataccGTAGATATGGCTGATGCAGCTGAAGTGTTAGGAGAAAACACTTGGATAAAAGAAACAATTGGTAATAGCAATGCACCAATGGCCAGCTTTATGACCGGGATTACTTTCAGTATTGAAAACTCTCGCATGTGTGTGTCACCTCTTGCAGAAAGCAGTGCAATTCCTTGTGACAACAGTAGTAttcag GTTGACAGTGGTTATAATACACAGACTTGTGGAAGCTCCATTATGGATACTGCAGGGGCTGAAAACAGTTGCAGAGAAAATGATGTGAATACTAATGTGTTCCAGAATAAATCTCAGCTGCTTAGAACAAAG GAGTGTTCCATTTTAAACCAGAAGGACAATCAGTTGCCGAGAGCAACGTCTCCAGAGAAGCAATCCTGtttccagaaagcaaaaccacataGTACAGTACTTGGTCAAAATGCAACTTGTAACATTTCTGTCtggaaacataaaaatgaaaatcaagttCAGGGATTTCACAAAAATG TAAGGATGGCCAGTCCCAGGATACTGGATGGAAGTTCTGCTTCCTGTTCTATTCCACAACCCACTGAAAAGCTTGTACCAAAGTGA
- the BORA gene encoding protein aurora borealis isoform X3, with amino-acid sequence MYLSHARIDKETEDRRQKAIEEFFTKRLIVPSPWTEHEGKQVSQFNSTKSIGLNNISPIGRQLMLQPGKSNASCQTVLSLPVDFNLEKILGEYFRTDEFADQSQENLSSSSLRRKLFLEGNGNVSECLSPSLHSSCSSQPLGVLCSIDISPVRCRSPLETSSSGQFSSSPIQGGTRAYSLGSITSPTFPEGSPAHNGSPTFSPIAFHIRKTPLSDQRKFTFCSPDIPSSSNRMTPPSTRSPYIDGCSPIKNCSPMRLGACRGTAQYQTSVIRIPIAVESHGEDEEDKENASAAEARFPEMDNEINLSQQDGDTFARGTRLVVATVSIAPDHSEACHQRLSSLQDIEGSKENNTVDMADAAEVLGENTWIKETIGNSNAPMASFMTGITFSIENSRMCVSPLAESSAIPCDNSSIQVDSGYNTQTCGSSIMDTAGAENSCRENDVNTNVFQNKSQLLRTKECSILNQKDNQLPRATSPEKQSCFQKAKPHSTVLGQNATCNISVWKHKNENQVQGFHKNVRMASPRILDGSSASCSIPQPTEKLVPK; translated from the exons ATGTATTTGAGTCATGCTAG AATTGATAAGGAGacagaagacagaagacaaaaagcCATTGAGGAG TTTTTCACAAAAAGACTCATAGTTCCTTCTCCTTGGACTGAACATGAAGGCAAGCAAGTTTCTCAGTTTAATTCTACTAAAT CCATAGGTCTAAATAACATTTCTCCAATTGGAAGACAGCTAATGTTGCAGCCTGGGAAAAGCAATG CTTCTTGTCAGACAGTACTGTCTTTGCCAGTGGACtttaatttagagaaaatacTAG GTGAATATTTTAGGACGGATGAATTTGCAGATCAGTCTCAGGAAAATCTGAGTTCTTCATCACTTagaagaaagctgtttttaGAGGGAAACGGAAATGTATCTGAGTGTTTGTCCCCTTCTCTGCATAGTTCATGTAGTAGTCAGCCACTTGGAGTGCTTTGTTCAATAGACATATCTCCAGTCCGGTGCAGAAGCCCTCTGGAAACATCTAGTTCA GGTCAATTTTCATCAAGTCCTATTCAGGGAGGAACAAGGGCTTATAGTCTGGGAAGTATAACCAGTCCCACATTTCCAGAGGGGTCTCCTGCACATAATGGTTCTCCTACTTTTTCACCAATTGCTTTTCACATAAGAAAGACACCGCTGTCAG accaaagaaaatttacattttgttctCCAGATATTCCTTCTTCCTCAAATAGAATGACACCCCCAAGCACAAGAAGTCCTTATATAGATGGTTGTTCTCCAATTAAAAATTGTTCTCCTATGAGGCTTGGAGCATGTAGAGGAACTGCCCAGTATCAGACTTCTGTCATTAGAATACCGATTGCAGTTGAGAGTCACGGTGAGGATGAGGAAGACAAGGAGAatgcttctgcagcagaagctCGTTTCCCAGAAATGGATAATGAAATAAACTTAAGTCAGCAGGACGGCGATACTTTTGCACGTGGTACACGTCTTGTGGTAGCAACTGTGTCTATTGCACCAGATCACTCAGAAGCTTGTCATCAAAGGTTGTCATCACTTCAGGATATAGAAGgctcaaaggaaaataataccGTAGATATGGCTGATGCAGCTGAAGTGTTAGGAGAAAACACTTGGATAAAAGAAACAATTGGTAATAGCAATGCACCAATGGCCAGCTTTATGACCGGGATTACTTTCAGTATTGAAAACTCTCGCATGTGTGTGTCACCTCTTGCAGAAAGCAGTGCAATTCCTTGTGACAACAGTAGTAttcag GTTGACAGTGGTTATAATACACAGACTTGTGGAAGCTCCATTATGGATACTGCAGGGGCTGAAAACAGTTGCAGAGAAAATGATGTGAATACTAATGTGTTCCAGAATAAATCTCAGCTGCTTAGAACAAAG GAGTGTTCCATTTTAAACCAGAAGGACAATCAGTTGCCGAGAGCAACGTCTCCAGAGAAGCAATCCTGtttccagaaagcaaaaccacataGTACAGTACTTGGTCAAAATGCAACTTGTAACATTTCTGTCtggaaacataaaaatgaaaatcaagttCAGGGATTTCACAAAAATG TAAGGATGGCCAGTCCCAGGATACTGGATGGAAGTTCTGCTTCCTGTTCTATTCCACAACCCACTGAAAAGCTTGTACCAAAGTGA